The Procambarus clarkii isolate CNS0578487 chromosome 37, FALCON_Pclarkii_2.0, whole genome shotgun sequence genome window below encodes:
- the LOC123747571 gene encoding uncharacterized protein isoform X1, giving the protein MVLFYLRVEGSINGAPVTYFTPEDRDTPGWLTFAPHPMRKPKKARFLYQAGAARIFYHKHQGLIWEICGEFLVFPRCVFCGVLSTIRVRLIVIYFYPVQYCISCAHQAVEVLRLLQ; this is encoded by the exons ATGGTGCTGTTTTATCTCAGGGTCGAAG GATCGATTAACGGTGCTCCTGTTACTTACTTCACTCCCGAAG ATAGGGACACGCCAGGCTGGCTGACTTTCGCCCCTCACCCTATGCGCAAGCCCAAAAAGGCGCGCTTTCTCTACCAGGCAGGGGCAGCACGCATATTTTACCACAAGCATCAAGGGTTAATCTGGGAG ATATGTGGTGAGTTTCTGGTGTTCCCAAGGTGTGTGTTCTGCGGGGTCTTGAGCACCATTAGAGTGAGGCTTATAGTGATCTACTTCTACCCGGTGCAGTACTGCATCAGCTGTGCTCACCAGGCTGTTGAGGTTCTCAGACTGCTCCAATGA
- the LOC123747571 gene encoding uncharacterized protein isoform X2, producing the protein MVLFYLRVEGSINGAPVTYFTPEDRDTPGWLTFAPHPMRKPKKARFLYQAGAARIFYHKHQGLIWEVCVLRGLEHH; encoded by the exons ATGGTGCTGTTTTATCTCAGGGTCGAAG GATCGATTAACGGTGCTCCTGTTACTTACTTCACTCCCGAAG ATAGGGACACGCCAGGCTGGCTGACTTTCGCCCCTCACCCTATGCGCAAGCCCAAAAAGGCGCGCTTTCTCTACCAGGCAGGGGCAGCACGCATATTTTACCACAAGCATCAAGGGTTAATCTGGGAG GTGTGTGTTCTGCGGGGTCTTGAGCACCATTAG